CTGGTGCCTGCTTACCGTAATGAGCTTAAAGTCTTATTTGTAGTGGACATCTGTCAATACAGAAGTGAGGCATTCAGGTCCTCTTAATCCATTAGCTCTAAATCCAGCAGAGCTTTCACACTCCTTTTTTGaatcaaagaagaaaacctgAGTGGAAACATACAATGGAACAGCACAGCTTCAAGACCAGATCCTGGACAGTAAGCACGTGAAATTTCAAGGCAAACAATAAGGAAAGACAGCAAAACTGGAATTGTGATGGAAAACTTGTGAGGAAAAGGACAGTCTGCAGTTCAGGATGAGAAAGTGagtttaattctttgttttattttccctggtTCATCTGgatttttaatcagaaatacaGTCAAAGATGGGCTGCACACCATCTCACAGCGAGATTGTTAATACTCTTGCAAGAAATGGTTTTAAGGCTTTGAATAAACCTAAAGGTATTTTGCGTATTGATCCAGCAGATAAAGGAATCCCACTGCTAGTTAAAGGTTCATCTTGCTACAATATTGATGAATTCTACCAATACAAAATTCAGAGGAACAGCTGCCTGAGAGAAACTGAGGAGAAACTGTCTGAGCAGGACAAAAGTGATTATTTGCAGCTTTCTTCCAAATCTCATTCAGATCCTCACATTTCCAGGGAAGACAACATAATTGAGAAAAAAGCCACAGAGGCTGAAGTTATGTCCAAATTCATTGAGTCTCAAAAACACATCATTGAGGCTGTACAGATCAGAAAGCAAAGCTCTTGTGAATCAGAAGCATCAGCTTCCATTTGTGATAATAAGAATGAAAGCAATACCAAGCAAATcctaaagaaaggaaggaagccAAAAAGTCATAAATTAGCTAAGCAAGGTCGActtagcaaaattaaaaaaaaatcaattttgtcCCCATGCGAGATAGAGAAAAAGGTAGATTTCCCAGAACTGCTTGTTAAGGCTCATCAGAATGCATATGCCTACTTAAATCCAAACCTCTCCAAGTATGAAGCTATACTTCATATGGCCAACCAGGCTGCCCAAACTCAGCTCTTCCTACAACAGATGGTAAGCTTCCTCATGCTTCGCTTTGATGAAATCAACCAGCTCTTGGAAGAAATTGCTAATGATGGGGAAAATCTTCTCAAAGATGCGGGTAGATATCTGGCATGGCCATCAGGAAAAGATGATTTGAAGGAGCACCCTGATCTTCTGCAACAACTACTTCAGTACACAATCAATAAAATGCAGTTAGTGAGTGGAACACTGGCCTCTGTCACCTCCGACGCCCTGCAGGAAACCTGCAGCTACCTGCAGTCTGCTGCAAGCAACttggaaggaaaactgaaagcaaagcaaagctatGATGAGCGCCTGTTTCGGGCGGTAAGGCTGCTTGAAGCCTCAAGCATGGGAAGCTCTCAGTCCCATGGTGATGATAGGACTCTCTGTTCTGAGGATAGTGGCATTGGCGTGGACAGTGAGTCCCTCAAAGACTTCAGTCCTTTCAGCCAGCTTGGAGCACAAGCAAGCTGTGAGTCCTGCGCACATGGCCTTCTGTCCCAAAACCACACCAGAACAATGGAGCACATGCATAATGGGGCAATGTCACCAGGCACAGCCACATCCCATGGCTGTGCACTTGAATGGCATTTTAAAGATACATTTTATTCATCTCTACggagcagagaagaaacttCTTGTCAGGGTGAAGTACCAGAAGGTATTTCCACCGCGGCAAAATATGCAAACTTGAGCAAAAGCCACTCCAGTAACTCCTTCCAGTCTGATTCTACTCAGGAAGGTGAACATTTTGAATCAACAGATTTTCCTTCAGATGATGATGAAGGGAGCACCCTGGGGGAGGATGATGACAATACAAGTTTATCAGAAATGGGTAAGGATGCCCTGCCAAAGAGGCCCCAGTCTTCACCTGCAGTCACTGATAACACACAAAGACAGTTGTCCACCAAAAGGACAGAGAATGCGGAGACAGAGGAAATGATTCTGAAGATGAAAGATGCCATCAGTGAAAAAATCAAGTTTGTCCCAGCTAAATCTGGGTGTAAAGAATGGGTGGAGGATGAGAGCGGAACAGCAGTCCTAACAGCAAGGCCCAGTACAGCAATGGGAAGGCAGAAGGCCTCTGGGAAACAACGACGGTCCAGATCGGAGGAGTCCCTCAGAAGCCAGGCAGAGGACCCAACCCTCCTAGAGCTTCAGAGAACTCAAAAGGAGCTCAGCAAAAGGCTAGAAATGTTTTATGGAAAGATGAATACAGATAACAACCAAGAGCTTCggaaactgagaaaaacacGTTACTTGCAGGATGAGCAAATTACATCTAGGTCCTCTAGCAAACTTAAGGCATGCCTCTCAAAAAATTTCAGCATCCTGCCTAACCAGGATAAAGTCCCTTTGTACATGGTTGATCAAAATCCTGCCAATCAGCTGGATGAAAAGAGATGCAAGAAGCCTGTCAGAGCTACTGTGCCCACCCAGGAGACATCGGGGAGCAAAGACGACAAGACTTCTGGAACACAAATACTCAGTTGTGCCCCCCGCCAATCTGTCAAAAAGCTCATTGAAACATTCAGTCCGACTGATGATCTTGAAAAAGCCACACCTTTAAGATCTTTAGGGCCAATTAAGTGCATCAGAAAATTTGGACTTCCAGTCATCCCACCCTCCATTCCATTTCAGAGAGGGTTGGTGCCTTTAAATATTAAGCATCGTATTTCACCAGTAGAAGACACAAGCCTTTCAAACACCAGTGGAGTTTGTTCTAACTTTCCAAATGCCTTTCCTCCTGTACCAGCTGCAGAATTAAATGCAGAAACTGATGTAGACACTGAGAAcctgccaccaccaccccctgAAATGTTAATGGACACTTCTGAATTCTCTGAGCctgaagaaacagcaagaaTAGGAGACAACTCTTTGGAAGATGCCAAAAAGCCTgccaaaacagaattttatacTACTAAGAGAGCACAAGTTTCCCCGAAAATGAAAGCCTCCCTCCAGTCCATTGACTTATTACCAAGTAAAAGCATCAGCCCCAGCGCAGTTGCTAACAAAGTTTCAAGGAATAGCGGACCCAGGGACGAGAAACTGCAGATATACTCTCTGGAGCTGAACCCTACCAACATGCACATCCCTAGCCCGGAGGAGATATTAGCAACCCAGAGAAAAGAAGCTGCAGATTTGTACAAGCAAACACATAAAATTATTCCTCTTCAAAATCCCAGTGGGGTTTCAAAACCATATGACAGTAGCTCAGAGAGCAAAGAGCCCAATTCACCTGCTACTTCAGTGCCATATCAGAAGCATGGTTCTCCCGACTCACTGAGGAGAAACGAAAAATGTTCATCATTCAACAGGAGGGTCTCCCCAGCAAGAACGCCCCCTTCTTCTCCACCAactgagaaacagcttttcagcCCTCCAGTACACCACAGACGTGCTCTGCAGGCTTTAaacagccagcagctgagctcACCCACCATGCAGAGGAAACCCAgtccccctgccagccccagggcgcCCAGCCCACCCCGGGGGCCCAGCCCACCCCTACAGAAGAAGCTGCCCTCTCCACCAGCCCAGCGGAAACTGCTCAGCCCTCCTGCGGAGCACAAGCAAAGTTCACCAACACCACACCGGCTGCCAGGCTCCCCAGTCTACCGCCGAGAAGCAAGCCCCATTCCATTCCTCACTGCCCCATCCCCACCAACCTCCCCATCCCGCTCCTACAAGGGATCAAAAGCTGGTCTGGATGCTGGGGATGAGTACCAGCCTGCTTCCTCCAAGAAGGGCAGCAACATACATTCAATATTTTGCCCAGCCACTTCTTCCTTATTTGAAGCAAGACCTCCACCAGCACCCAGCAAACCCACAGTGGAAGTCACCAAACAGCCTGAAGCTTCACCACCTTCCCAAAAGAGCAGTCTGCTACTCCAGCAGCCTGTAGACCGAACCAGAAAGCTGTCTCTGAGCGCTGCCAATCCTCAGCCGTTTGTGAGGAGAAGCTTCTCTGACCGCAGACCAGGGGTTCGGTTTTATCTTCCAGCTCCCGTAACAGCTGGCAGTGAACCTGCTCTTAACCAAGCAAGGTAAGAAACTTTCTACTTTACGTCAAGAAGCAGAAGTATTGCACTGCGTTGGCTTTCTAAACTAGTAATGGGAATTTATTGCCGTTAAGAAATACCCCAGAAAAGTGCCCTGTTCCTGCACAGAACAGatggctggagaaagataacATCATCTTGCCCCAGATTTCAGTTAACTTCCCACAGCTTGCTCTAGCTTTACACTTCATCCAGAGAAAATTCGGTGTTGGTTTCATGCTACTGAACTTCCTTTGTTTGGGGGCTAAGGACATCCATTTTCAATTCTTGAAAGCTATGAAATAGCCTTCAggttataaatatatttaaacaaccATGAGAAGATAGGCCAGGGTGTCTTTCCTAACATCAGCCTCTAAGCCTGTCAACTATTCAATACAAAtctgtgttaaaatatttcagatcagCTGGCAAGAATGATGGACAGATAATGGCATGGATCTGTATGGACATTATAGCTTGAAACGTGGAGCTTGTCAGCTTTCAGATGCTAATTTCAAGTCTAGTACACCATACTTTGAGTTTATTGGATGGTTTATTAATCGTGCAAGGCTTACTCTGCTCTGCAATTCATTCAGCTAACAGaggaaaatttaaaagtaaCTCCCTAGATGTTATATTCCTAAAACTCCTCATTCTGGCAATGTTTACATCTGGTCTCAAATTTGCAAGCTATTCCCACCCAACTGTTagtctgttttccttcattccttttcttgctcttcctctcctctccaagTTTAAGCCTCTGTGTCtgttatttgtgtgtgtgtgtgtgtgtgtgtgtcattaGCAGCTTCAAGCACtaggtgggggtggggggggaggaggaggaagacacATGCAAACCTGCAATAGCGTCAGACTTCATAGTAAAAGAGTTTGGTAATCAATGAGTTAGCTACTTTCTCCCATGCTTCTGAAAACTCTGGGATATTTGCCTCCATTTTTTCCATGCCCAATTAAAACATCCATTTTCTGAGAACAGATTACTAAATACAATTTTCCAGGAGCTTGTAAAAAGTAACATTCCAGGAAGTCATCAGGCAGCAGAATTCCCTTTCCCACCCACCCCATTTTAGCAGCAACACCAAAAGAACAAGCAACTTCTATCTCATTTTGGTAGCTAGCATTGACAGGCATTAAATGCCATTGTTACGTGCAAATTTGCATCGCCTGCATGCGCACTGCCTAGAAGGCAATAAGTGCTCCTTTCCCAAGTACATCTGCTGCCCATCCTATGCTGTGTGGAATATCAGGACTTAAAACATCACTAGCCTTAGCTAGAGCTGGAGTTTCAGCTTTTGTATTTGGACAAGAGATTCATTTTAAGGTTTCCATTTCTAAGTTCAACAACTAATTGAACAAATCAAGTATAACAGCTGGTTCCAGTTGGACAGCCTATGGTTGTTAGTTACTGAACTAACTATGGAAGTTAGTTACTGAcctaattttgctgttttctaagCTTGGTCATTTGACAGCAGTCAACAGCTACTAGCATATTATCAGGGCATAGCATGTGAAATTATCCTGCTTATAGAAATCCTGTGAATCTGTAATAGGATTTCTGTGTATGCagtttaactgaaaataatatttcattgaGGCTGCTAATCTTCCAAGAGGTAGAGCAGAGATAAAAGATTAAATGCTATTGCCATTAAGATATTGTTCAAGAAGGCAAGGGATTTGGTTAATTGAATCAGCCCACAGCAAGTAGTCAAAGTGAGACCTCCTATACTTAGGGGACATTTGAATCTGGATTAGAGTTTCATGACTGGTCATATATCACAAATATCTTCATCCAGCAGCACAAATCATGGAAGTCCTAGTAACCAGAACAGGAACTTAACAGCTTGTCTATAATCAAAAGATAATTCAGTTTAGCATGGTTTCTGTGTATC
The Cygnus olor isolate bCygOlo1 chromosome 3, bCygOlo1.pri.v2, whole genome shotgun sequence genome window above contains:
- the PCARE gene encoding photoreceptor cilium actin regulator; protein product: MGCTPSHSEIVNTLARNGFKALNKPKGILRIDPADKGIPLLVKGSSCYNIDEFYQYKIQRNSCLRETEEKLSEQDKSDYLQLSSKSHSDPHISREDNIIEKKATEAEVMSKFIESQKHIIEAVQIRKQSSCESEASASICDNKNESNTKQILKKGRKPKSHKLAKQGRLSKIKKKSILSPCEIEKKVDFPELLVKAHQNAYAYLNPNLSKYEAILHMANQAAQTQLFLQQMVSFLMLRFDEINQLLEEIANDGENLLKDAGRYLAWPSGKDDLKEHPDLLQQLLQYTINKMQLVSGTLASVTSDALQETCSYLQSAASNLEGKLKAKQSYDERLFRAVRLLEASSMGSSQSHGDDRTLCSEDSGIGVDSESLKDFSPFSQLGAQASCESCAHGLLSQNHTRTMEHMHNGAMSPGTATSHGCALEWHFKDTFYSSLRSREETSCQGEVPEGISTAAKYANLSKSHSSNSFQSDSTQEGEHFESTDFPSDDDEGSTLGEDDDNTSLSEMGKDALPKRPQSSPAVTDNTQRQLSTKRTENAETEEMILKMKDAISEKIKFVPAKSGCKEWVEDESGTAVLTARPSTAMGRQKASGKQRRSRSEESLRSQAEDPTLLELQRTQKELSKRLEMFYGKMNTDNNQELRKLRKTRYLQDEQITSRSSSKLKACLSKNFSILPNQDKVPLYMVDQNPANQLDEKRCKKPVRATVPTQETSGSKDDKTSGTQILSCAPRQSVKKLIETFSPTDDLEKATPLRSLGPIKCIRKFGLPVIPPSIPFQRGLVPLNIKHRISPVEDTSLSNTSGVCSNFPNAFPPVPAAELNAETDVDTENLPPPPPEMLMDTSEFSEPEETARIGDNSLEDAKKPAKTEFYTTKRAQVSPKMKASLQSIDLLPSKSISPSAVANKVSRNSGPRDEKLQIYSLELNPTNMHIPSPEEILATQRKEAADLYKQTHKIIPLQNPSGVSKPYDSSSESKEPNSPATSVPYQKHGSPDSLRRNEKCSSFNRRVSPARTPPSSPPTEKQLFSPPVHHRRALQALNSQQLSSPTMQRKPSPPASPRAPSPPRGPSPPLQKKLPSPPAQRKLLSPPAEHKQSSPTPHRLPGSPVYRREASPIPFLTAPSPPTSPSRSYKGSKAGLDAGDEYQPASSKKGSNIHSIFCPATSSLFEARPPPAPSKPTVEVTKQPEASPPSQKSSLLLQQPVDRTRKLSLSAANPQPFVRRSFSDRRPGVRFYLPAPVTAGSEPALNQASVEESPGKAGDCWSNPCAPEIKESNRSASHPELYIVGQGLQRD